The Ignavibacteriota bacterium genome contains a region encoding:
- a CDS encoding DUF1902 domain-containing protein → MERMINIHIEKLPEGVYLATSDDIQGLVAQGRTASETLEIARDVCRKLLEAQTEQTETCQIAESFDYPLIVAS, encoded by the coding sequence ATGGAACGCATGATCAACATCCACATTGAAAAACTGCCTGAAGGCGTTTATCTTGCAACGTCGGACGATATTCAGGGACTTGTTGCCCAAGGTCGCACGGCAAGTGAGACGCTTGAAATTGCACGCGATGTCTGTCGAAAACTGTTGGAAGCGCAAACAGAACAGACCGAGACATGCCAGATTGCAGAATCGTTCGATTATCCCTTAATCGTCGCATCCTGA